Proteins found in one uncultured Fretibacterium sp. genomic segment:
- a CDS encoding FGGY family carbohydrate kinase, which translates to MANHYLCFDAGTQSVKVAVCAADGRVLVRSDRPTTLSCPRPGWVEMDAEEYLSLALAGMRDCAEQMARKGLDPASVRAIMGDGIICGVVGVDDAGRAVTPYINYLDSRTREDAAALASLDLDIWGRETGNPEPLCLFPALHARWLLANSEPFRIRGRKFVHNAPYILMHLAGLSVEDAFLDWGTLSGWGLGYDVTRKHWSQEQLDLLGIDGGLMPRIVRPWDVVGSLSADSAAQTGFRAGIPVCAGAGDTMQSLLGCGVFAPGHAVDVAGTCSMFCISTGGIVPELSRRGSGLIFNSGTLSDTYFYWGFVRTGGLALRWFRDNVCGRAGDDGFYAELSEGAARVPAGAGGVRFLPWLTGGPAGHEEERGCFLNMTLETDRFALWRAVLEGIASEYGEIAERCRTAGTPVDRIIVTEGGSRDALWNQIKADKIGAETVTLETGGALATNALVAACAAGDLPGGEKGIEAALGKNLRLTGSWTPSCRIPGAPEPGKR; encoded by the coding sequence ATGGCGAACCATTATCTCTGTTTCGACGCGGGAACCCAGAGCGTCAAGGTTGCGGTCTGCGCGGCGGATGGCCGGGTGCTCGTTCGCTCGGACCGCCCCACGACCCTCTCCTGCCCCCGTCCCGGCTGGGTGGAGATGGACGCGGAAGAGTATCTTTCCCTGGCCCTGGCTGGCATGAGGGACTGCGCGGAACAGATGGCCCGGAAGGGGCTGGATCCTGCGTCCGTCCGGGCCATTATGGGGGACGGCATCATCTGCGGCGTCGTCGGGGTGGACGATGCGGGGCGGGCGGTGACGCCCTACATCAACTATCTGGACTCCAGGACCCGTGAGGACGCCGCAGCGCTGGCCTCCCTCGACCTCGACATATGGGGGCGGGAGACGGGAAACCCCGAGCCTCTCTGCCTCTTTCCCGCCCTGCACGCGCGGTGGCTCCTGGCGAACTCCGAGCCCTTCAGAATCCGGGGCCGGAAGTTCGTCCACAATGCCCCCTATATCCTGATGCACCTGGCGGGGCTGAGCGTGGAAGATGCCTTTCTGGATTGGGGCACGCTGTCCGGGTGGGGGCTGGGCTACGACGTGACGCGCAAGCACTGGTCGCAGGAGCAGTTGGACCTGTTGGGGATCGACGGCGGCCTCATGCCCCGGATCGTCCGGCCCTGGGACGTCGTCGGCTCCCTCTCGGCGGACTCGGCGGCCCAAACGGGTTTCCGGGCCGGCATCCCGGTCTGCGCCGGCGCAGGCGACACCATGCAGTCGCTGCTGGGGTGCGGCGTCTTCGCGCCGGGGCACGCCGTGGACGTCGCCGGGACCTGCTCCATGTTCTGCATCTCGACGGGCGGCATTGTGCCGGAGCTCAGCCGCAGGGGGAGCGGACTGATCTTCAACAGCGGGACGCTCTCGGACACGTATTTCTATTGGGGCTTCGTGCGGACGGGCGGTCTGGCCCTGCGCTGGTTCCGCGACAACGTCTGCGGGCGTGCGGGCGACGACGGTTTCTATGCGGAGCTCAGCGAGGGGGCGGCCCGAGTCCCCGCAGGCGCGGGGGGCGTCCGCTTCCTGCCCTGGCTGACGGGGGGACCCGCGGGGCACGAGGAGGAGCGGGGCTGCTTCCTGAACATGACGCTGGAGACGGACCGTTTCGCACTCTGGCGCGCCGTGCTGGAGGGCATAGCGTCCGAATACGGCGAGATCGCCGAGAGGTGCCGGACGGCGGGGACGCCGGTGGACCGGATCATCGTGACGGAGGGCGGCAGCCGGGACGCGCTCTGGAACCAGATCAAGGCGGACAAGATCGGCGCGGAGACCGTGACGCTGGAGACGGGCGGGGCTCTCGCTACCAACGCCCTCGTCGCCGCCTGCGCGGCGGGCGACCTCCCCGGAGGGGAGAAGGGCATCGAGGCGGCCCTTGGGAAAAACCTCCGACTCACCGGAAGCTGGACGCCGAGCTGTCGGATCCCGGGGGCTCCGGAGCCGGGGAAGCGCTGA
- a CDS encoding MATE family efflux transporter yields MDKNERMRLMGEGNVTVALLRLGMPMVVGMLVTALYNLVDTYFVSGLGTVSVAAVSVAFPFSLFFAGLGLTFGAGGASLISRLLGAGERRRAEAVASTALFTAIGAGVVAGALCLLAVVPVLRLMGATETVLPHARVYAVPFILSAVLGVGNVAAGNLAVAQGAAGTSLAAMTAGAVLNMILDPIMIYSLGMGVRGAAAATLISQAITALLYLRFFAGAGSYLRLSLKNFSPDRKIYGGILSIGSSVLLLQILSALSMSLLVRAASAYGDEAVAAMGIVLRIVTLGMFVVFGFIKGFQPMAGFNYGAGNLARLNETVRTCLLLTTLFCLAWTAAVLCLSGPVLYLFSRDARVLAVAGRALFANTVLFFSLGLQFTYSTLYLACGKALKGGFLSAGRQGIFMIPLLLVLPNLFGLDGVLYAQAGADLLTTLATLALARRGLPSVEPQACPVPGRPGQ; encoded by the coding sequence ATGGATAAAAACGAGAGAATGCGTCTGATGGGGGAGGGGAACGTCACCGTGGCCCTGCTTCGACTCGGAATGCCGATGGTCGTCGGCATGCTGGTAACGGCCCTGTACAATCTGGTGGATACCTACTTCGTCTCGGGATTGGGCACCGTTTCCGTCGCCGCGGTCTCCGTGGCGTTTCCGTTCTCCCTGTTCTTCGCGGGGCTGGGGCTGACCTTCGGCGCCGGGGGGGCGTCGCTCATCTCCCGGCTGCTTGGCGCGGGGGAGAGGCGGCGGGCGGAGGCCGTGGCCTCGACGGCGCTGTTCACGGCGATCGGGGCGGGGGTTGTCGCCGGGGCTCTGTGCCTGCTTGCCGTCGTCCCGGTTCTGCGCCTCATGGGGGCGACGGAGACCGTTTTGCCCCACGCGCGCGTCTACGCGGTGCCATTCATACTCAGCGCGGTCCTCGGCGTGGGTAACGTCGCGGCCGGGAACCTGGCCGTAGCACAGGGGGCGGCCGGGACCTCGCTGGCGGCGATGACGGCCGGCGCCGTCCTGAACATGATTCTGGACCCCATCATGATTTATTCCCTGGGCATGGGGGTCCGTGGGGCGGCTGCGGCCACCCTGATCTCTCAGGCGATCACCGCTCTCCTTTACCTCCGCTTCTTCGCCGGGGCCGGAAGCTACCTGCGGCTCTCCCTCAAGAACTTCTCCCCGGACCGGAAAATCTACGGGGGGATACTGAGCATTGGGAGCTCCGTCCTGCTGCTGCAGATTTTATCCGCGCTCTCCATGAGCCTGCTCGTGAGGGCGGCAAGCGCTTATGGCGACGAGGCGGTCGCCGCGATGGGGATCGTCCTGAGGATCGTCACACTCGGCATGTTCGTCGTCTTCGGGTTCATCAAGGGGTTCCAGCCGATGGCGGGCTTCAATTACGGGGCCGGGAACCTTGCGCGCCTGAACGAGACCGTCAGGACCTGCCTCCTCCTGACCACGCTCTTCTGCCTGGCTTGGACGGCCGCGGTCCTGTGCCTCTCCGGGCCGGTTCTCTACCTCTTCAGCCGCGATGCGCGCGTCCTCGCCGTCGCCGGGCGGGCGCTCTTCGCCAACACCGTCCTGTTCTTCTCGCTGGGGCTCCAGTTCACCTACTCGACCCTGTACCTGGCCTGCGGCAAGGCCCTCAAGGGCGGTTTCCTGAGCGCGGGCCGCCAGGGGATCTTCATGATCCCGCTGCTCCTGGTCCTCCCGAACCTGTTCGGCCTGGACGGCGTGCTCTACGCCCAGGCGGGCGCCGACCTCCTGACCACCTTGGCGACCCTGGCCCTGGCCCGCAGGGGCCTGCCCTCCGTCGAGCCGCAGGCGTGCCCTGTCCCGGGACGTCCGGGGCAATAA
- a CDS encoding ABC transporter ATP-binding protein, with the protein MITEILGLLTPGGRRSLVFSIAGFVLYALTGVAMSLLVLKILLDVTGGSASGLPTLWGLLFLCLLVKGGASILADLQKHYAGFDVVLQLRMRIVRRLKTFSLGFYTNERLGEIGVIIHKDVDNMEMVVGHIWTRMAADFIVSILLIVPLFLLDPIMGALMLSTLPAALLLLGTELGKGRRIEEENGDLLANMVSLFVEYVKGIPLLRAFSGNRFLDDELAESARGFGLCSERASRYRADMLARYAFLLDMAFLVMAIGGIVRFWTGALPVLSYLIFVLVGREFYKPFGAMETHWLNYLKVTDSYARIKRLLDAPVVKEPVRPRTPRCFDVSFDHVSFSYERDEFAMRDISFTVPERTMTALVGESGSGKTTAIHLLLRFWDVAAGVIRIGGVDIRDMSYDELLGSVSIVMQNVQLFADSIEGNIRIGKDGATRDEVIEAARRARIHDFIMSLPEGYATPVGENGVGLSGGQKQRISIARAFLKDAPILLLDEMTSNVDPINEAQIQEAVSELAVNRTVLVVAHHLSTVRSADQILVFRGGSIVQAGTHESLLEDADGYYSALWRKAEIRK; encoded by the coding sequence TTGATTACGGAAATTTTAGGTCTGCTCACACCCGGAGGAAGGCGTTCCCTCGTTTTCAGCATCGCTGGATTCGTGCTCTACGCTCTGACGGGTGTCGCTATGTCTCTGCTTGTGCTGAAGATCCTTCTTGACGTCACCGGGGGATCCGCCTCGGGGCTCCCGACCCTCTGGGGACTGTTGTTTCTCTGCCTGCTGGTCAAGGGGGGAGCGAGCATCCTGGCCGACCTGCAGAAGCACTACGCGGGTTTCGACGTCGTCCTCCAGCTCCGCATGAGGATCGTCCGACGGTTGAAGACCTTCTCGCTGGGATTCTACACGAACGAGCGTCTTGGGGAGATCGGCGTCATCATTCATAAGGACGTGGACAATATGGAAATGGTGGTCGGTCACATATGGACTCGGATGGCGGCGGATTTCATCGTGTCGATCCTGCTGATCGTCCCCCTGTTTCTCCTCGATCCCATCATGGGAGCTCTGATGCTGTCCACTCTGCCTGCGGCGCTCCTGCTCCTGGGGACGGAACTCGGAAAGGGACGGCGGATCGAGGAGGAGAATGGAGACCTCCTGGCCAACATGGTCAGCCTGTTCGTCGAGTACGTCAAGGGTATTCCCCTGTTGAGGGCTTTTTCCGGGAACAGGTTTCTCGACGATGAACTGGCCGAGTCTGCCCGCGGGTTCGGACTGTGCAGCGAGCGCGCGTCGAGGTATCGGGCCGATATGCTGGCGCGGTACGCCTTCCTGTTGGACATGGCCTTTCTCGTAATGGCGATTGGAGGGATCGTCCGGTTTTGGACGGGAGCTTTGCCGGTCCTCTCCTACCTGATCTTTGTCCTCGTTGGGCGGGAGTTCTATAAGCCCTTCGGCGCGATGGAAACGCACTGGCTGAACTACCTCAAGGTTACGGACAGCTACGCCCGGATCAAGAGGTTGCTTGATGCCCCTGTGGTGAAGGAGCCCGTTCGGCCTCGGACGCCCCGCTGTTTCGACGTCTCCTTCGACCACGTGTCCTTTTCCTATGAGAGGGACGAGTTTGCCATGCGGGATATCTCCTTTACCGTCCCCGAGCGCACGATGACGGCGCTGGTCGGAGAATCCGGCTCCGGAAAGACGACCGCCATCCACCTGCTGCTGCGTTTTTGGGATGTGGCGGCAGGCGTCATACGGATCGGAGGCGTCGATATCCGGGACATGAGCTACGACGAACTTCTGGGCTCCGTCAGCATCGTCATGCAGAACGTACAGCTTTTCGCGGACAGCATCGAGGGAAACATCCGCATCGGCAAGGACGGGGCAACCAGGGACGAGGTCATCGAGGCTGCCAGAAGAGCCCGCATCCACGATTTCATCATGAGCCTTCCCGAGGGCTACGCCACGCCCGTCGGAGAGAACGGCGTGGGGCTTTCGGGTGGTCAGAAGCAACGTATCTCCATCGCTAGGGCTTTTTTGAAGGATGCCCCGATCCTGCTTCTGGATGAGATGACCAGCAATGTGGATCCCATCAACGAGGCTCAGATCCAGGAGGCCGTCTCCGAGCTTGCCGTGAACAGGACCGTCCTCGTCGTCGCCCATCATCTGAGCACCGTTCGCTCCGCAGATCAAATCCTGGTGTTTCGCGGAGGTTCCATCGTCCAGGCTGGAACTCATGAGAGTCTACTGGAGGATGCGGATGGATACTACTCCGCACTGTGGCGGAAGGCTGAAATAAGAAAGTAA
- a CDS encoding ABC transporter ATP-binding protein, whose protein sequence is MNQQLLVREVKRRNRLSNIMIAFGILMDLMPQAAVVHMIGNALSGTLSHGLILADGALMFLAFSLKAVCFRTATWKAHEAAYRCLTDLRLRIIAHLKKLPLGFFQERSTGDLAGIIQHDVEQVEVFLAHGLPEIMSATALPALIFLVMLFVEWRLALLMISTLPLMALTKKLSAPTWARNIRIYSNSLRAMQETLMEYVATIPVIKAFSKEETKTRKALDSAQDYDYWVKRSMAGVSVPMALIDVFMEGGVVLVMIAGSALLSSGALSVSRFILAVILGTAFTASIAKSATFQHYNIVFNQAMARIGSILGREVPRQTEAVASLEGGDIVVRNLSFSYPGKGPVLEGIDLTFPKGSKNALVGESGSGKTTLAYLLMRFWEPQSGSITVNGVPISDLQEAGLNSMIAVVQQEAFLFNRSLEDNIRIGNPDATRDEIVAAAKKARIHDFIMSLPEGYATPVGEAGVKLSGGERQRIALARTILKDAPILILDEATVAVDAENETLIQEALEESSRDKTVITIAHHLYTIRGADQIVVMDGGKVVGKGTHEMLSDDCPLYRRMLREQERVDSWEIREAVR, encoded by the coding sequence TTGAATCAACAGCTTCTGGTTCGAGAGGTAAAACGCCGCAACAGGCTTTCCAACATCATGATCGCGTTCGGGATTCTGATGGACCTGATGCCTCAGGCAGCGGTCGTCCACATGATCGGGAACGCCCTTTCCGGGACGCTTTCCCACGGACTCATCCTGGCCGACGGAGCATTGATGTTTCTGGCCTTCTCCCTGAAAGCCGTCTGTTTCCGCACCGCGACCTGGAAGGCACATGAGGCTGCATACCGCTGTCTCACGGACCTGCGTCTGCGCATCATCGCCCACCTGAAAAAACTGCCTCTGGGTTTCTTCCAGGAACGCAGCACGGGCGACCTGGCCGGGATCATCCAGCACGACGTGGAGCAGGTCGAGGTCTTTCTCGCACATGGGCTGCCGGAGATCATGTCCGCGACGGCGCTGCCCGCTCTCATCTTTCTTGTCATGCTTTTCGTCGAATGGCGGCTGGCGCTCCTGATGATCTCCACCCTGCCGCTGATGGCGCTCACGAAAAAACTGTCCGCGCCGACGTGGGCCAGAAACATCCGGATTTATTCCAACTCCCTCAGAGCCATGCAGGAGACCTTGATGGAATACGTCGCCACGATCCCCGTCATCAAGGCTTTTTCGAAGGAGGAAACCAAGACCCGCAAGGCCCTGGATTCGGCCCAGGACTACGATTATTGGGTAAAACGGTCGATGGCCGGGGTCTCCGTGCCCATGGCCCTCATCGATGTCTTCATGGAGGGAGGGGTGGTTTTGGTGATGATCGCCGGGAGCGCCCTTCTCTCCTCAGGAGCGCTCTCCGTCTCCCGATTCATCCTTGCCGTGATCCTGGGGACGGCCTTCACCGCCTCCATCGCCAAGAGTGCGACCTTCCAGCACTACAATATCGTCTTCAATCAGGCGATGGCGAGGATAGGGTCCATACTTGGCCGTGAAGTGCCCCGGCAGACCGAAGCCGTTGCCTCTTTGGAGGGCGGGGACATCGTCGTCCGAAACCTGAGTTTTTCCTACCCCGGCAAGGGGCCGGTATTGGAGGGGATTGACCTGACCTTCCCCAAGGGGAGCAAGAACGCGCTGGTCGGGGAATCCGGCTCCGGAAAGACGACCTTGGCTTACCTGCTTATGAGATTTTGGGAGCCGCAGTCCGGGAGCATCACCGTCAATGGGGTGCCCATCTCGGACCTGCAGGAGGCAGGGCTGAACTCCATGATTGCCGTTGTCCAGCAGGAAGCTTTCCTGTTCAACAGGAGCCTGGAGGATAACATCCGAATCGGCAATCCGGACGCCACGCGGGACGAAATCGTCGCCGCGGCGAAAAAGGCCCGCATCCACGATTTCATCATGAGCCTTCCCGAGGGCTATGCCACGCCCGTCGGTGAGGCGGGCGTCAAGCTCTCCGGGGGGGAGAGACAGCGCATCGCCCTGGCCAGGACAATCCTGAAGGACGCCCCCATCCTGATCCTGGATGAGGCGACGGTCGCTGTTGACGCCGAAAACGAAACGCTCATCCAGGAGGCTCTGGAGGAGTCGAGCCGGGACAAGACCGTCATCACGATCGCCCACCACCTGTACACGATCCGCGGTGCCGACCAGATTGTTGTGATGGACGGTGGGAAAGTCGTCGGCAAGGGGACCCATGAGATGCTCTCGGACGACTGTCCGCTCTACCGAAGGATGCTGCGGGAGCAGGAGAGGGTGGATAGCTGGGAGATAAGGGAGGCAGTCCGTTGA
- a CDS encoding helix-turn-helix transcriptional regulator: MQRNPSSDFPSREDLLWLPGGPQFIPDTERSTSYERIYRMASGYGEGTLRALDFNNLFAVLIADFVPRMTFEHTWRIAQKYLEIGCFDTDSSSYRVGRRRFTRVEQGIICHINDSRTVFVRCEAGVPACFTKIRVSGEYFDGFLRDRYGEDYDESRDAVDFLSRSPNLPELRFLFRQIRDCRAEGAAKLLYMEGKILEALSLIALNFERRAEAPHLAVTLDSQDRRGLKRVVAAMAKDPAAYPSIGELARLARMSASRFQLAFRKEYGTTPYGYLKNLRMNRALALLQESDLSIGEVAARVGYGNSGHFAGLFKRAYGIGPKGYRTLHRG, from the coding sequence ATGCAGAGGAATCCGAGTTCCGACTTCCCGTCGCGGGAAGACCTTTTGTGGCTGCCGGGAGGGCCGCAATTCATACCGGACACGGAACGCTCGACGTCATACGAGCGCATCTATCGCATGGCGTCCGGGTACGGTGAGGGGACCTTGCGGGCCCTCGACTTCAACAACCTGTTCGCCGTCCTCATCGCGGATTTCGTCCCCAGGATGACCTTCGAGCACACCTGGAGGATTGCCCAGAAATACCTCGAGATCGGCTGCTTCGACACGGACTCCAGCTCCTACCGGGTGGGCCGGCGCAGGTTCACGCGGGTAGAGCAGGGAATCATCTGCCACATCAACGACAGCCGCACCGTGTTCGTGCGCTGCGAGGCCGGCGTACCCGCGTGCTTCACCAAGATTCGGGTCTCCGGGGAATATTTTGACGGGTTCCTGAGGGACCGTTACGGGGAGGACTACGACGAATCCCGAGACGCGGTGGACTTTCTGTCCCGCAGCCCCAACCTGCCGGAGCTGCGCTTCCTCTTCCGGCAGATTCGGGACTGCCGGGCCGAGGGAGCCGCCAAACTCCTCTACATGGAGGGTAAGATTCTGGAGGCGCTGTCGTTGATCGCACTGAACTTCGAGCGCCGGGCCGAGGCGCCGCACTTGGCGGTGACCTTGGACTCGCAGGACCGCAGGGGTCTGAAACGGGTCGTCGCGGCGATGGCAAAGGACCCGGCCGCATATCCCAGCATCGGGGAACTGGCCCGCCTCGCCCGCATGAGCGCCTCGCGTTTTCAGCTGGCCTTCCGCAAGGAGTACGGTACGACGCCCTACGGGTATCTCAAGAACCTGCGCATGAACCGGGCGCTTGCGCTGCTGCAGGAGTCCGACCTGTCGATCGGAGAGGTCGCGGCCCGGGTGGGATACGGCAATTCCGGGCACTTCGCGGGACTCTTCAAGAGGGCCTACGGCATAGGGCCGAAGGGCTATCGGACCCTGCACCGGGGGTGA
- a CDS encoding efflux transporter outer membrane subunit, with amino-acid sequence MSMSEKNFLSRALAAGALLVFLCSPGHAARNVPGAGREKEKWLDLVVRYPLTTPLSEDVRPSAAMLARWWDVLDDRLLTELVERALRHNKDMDAALARVREARAVLGIADAALAPSVNLAGEARRSRRADNAGGAGERDWYRLGFDASWEIDLFGRLRSGASARRADLEAHVAGLQNVWASLAAEVALNYVDYRALRARIAVAERNVLRQEETLRLVASRRAAGLSDELAEQQARYGLESSRAGIPPLRAALEARSNALSILAGEVPGSLNGMLSDPAPVPCPKDASLAGIPAEALRQRPDIREAERRMAAQKARKKGAVAELAPRLRLSGSVGLESLSSGNLLSAGARGFSIGPLLLSWPLFDAGALRRNVKAQGAREEELLAVYEKTVLNAVAEVRNALSDYGQERQRRRSLEEGSLAARRALELAEDRYRQGLSDFGDVLAAQGALLSLEDGLESNAGSLTAALIRLYKALGGGWAPLSETNGDGGAGADARL; translated from the coding sequence ATGAGCATGAGCGAAAAAAATTTCCTGTCCCGGGCGCTTGCCGCGGGAGCGCTGCTTGTTTTCCTCTGTTCGCCGGGGCATGCTGCACGGAATGTCCCGGGCGCCGGGAGAGAGAAAGAAAAATGGCTGGATCTGGTGGTGCGATACCCTCTGACGACGCCGCTTTCGGAGGACGTCCGTCCCTCTGCGGCGATGTTGGCCCGTTGGTGGGACGTGCTGGACGATAGACTCCTGACGGAGCTCGTGGAACGGGCTCTGAGACACAACAAGGATATGGATGCCGCGCTTGCGCGGGTACGCGAGGCGCGGGCGGTCCTGGGCATCGCCGATGCCGCGCTTGCGCCGTCCGTCAATCTGGCTGGAGAGGCCCGGAGAAGTCGAAGGGCTGACAACGCGGGAGGGGCGGGGGAGCGGGATTGGTACCGTTTGGGATTCGATGCCTCCTGGGAGATCGACCTATTCGGCCGGCTCCGCAGCGGCGCGTCGGCCCGACGCGCCGACTTGGAGGCCCATGTTGCGGGGCTGCAGAACGTCTGGGCCTCCCTGGCTGCCGAGGTCGCCTTGAATTACGTGGACTATCGTGCTCTTCGGGCCCGGATCGCCGTGGCGGAGCGAAATGTCCTGCGCCAGGAGGAGACCCTCCGGCTCGTCGCGTCGCGCCGGGCGGCCGGGTTGAGCGACGAGCTGGCGGAGCAGCAGGCGAGGTACGGGCTGGAGTCATCCAGGGCAGGAATTCCGCCCCTGAGAGCGGCTCTGGAGGCGCGGAGCAACGCCCTGTCCATTCTCGCGGGGGAGGTCCCCGGCTCCCTTAACGGAATGCTGTCCGATCCGGCTCCGGTCCCCTGCCCGAAGGATGCCTCTCTGGCTGGCATCCCGGCCGAGGCGTTGCGCCAACGTCCCGATATCCGCGAGGCGGAGCGCCGGATGGCGGCACAAAAGGCGAGAAAGAAGGGGGCCGTTGCGGAGCTCGCGCCCCGGCTGCGCCTGTCGGGGTCCGTCGGGCTCGAATCGCTGAGCTCGGGGAATCTCCTTTCGGCCGGTGCCCGGGGTTTTTCGATTGGGCCCTTGCTCCTCTCATGGCCTCTTTTCGATGCGGGGGCCCTGCGCCGGAACGTAAAAGCCCAGGGGGCGAGGGAGGAAGAACTGCTGGCGGTCTACGAGAAGACGGTCCTCAATGCCGTCGCCGAGGTGCGGAATGCCCTTTCGGACTACGGCCAGGAGAGGCAGCGCCGACGTTCTCTGGAGGAGGGGAGCTTGGCGGCCCGCCGTGCCCTGGAATTGGCCGAGGACCGCTATCGACAGGGACTGTCCGACTTCGGAGACGTTCTGGCCGCGCAGGGCGCTCTGTTGTCTCTGGAGGATGGCCTGGAGTCGAACGCTGGATCCCTGACCGCCGCCCTGATTCGCCTCTACAAGGCCCTCGGAGGCGGCTGGGCCCCATTGTCCGAGACCAATGGGGATGGCGGCGCGGGCGCCGATGCTCGGCTGTAG